The proteins below are encoded in one region of Coriobacteriia bacterium:
- a CDS encoding potassium transporter TrkA → MRIVVVGAGKSGLFLAQELRREHSVTLIESRFERAEIVNAMMPDVPVIHGDACEPDVLEHAGIAEADLTIAATGDDEDNLVVAMLAKHYCRGKVFARINHPKNEWLFTKEFGVDVPVSSASVMLSLVEKEIGFGDLVTLLRLQADNVSIEEITLVEGATAVGKRLAEVPLPGKSHVMAIISPETGLTIATGDTVLAAGDQLLLISEGPQQNPDVRKALGLNISA, encoded by the coding sequence GTGCGTATCGTAGTCGTCGGAGCAGGCAAATCAGGTCTGTTCCTCGCCCAGGAACTCAGGCGCGAGCACAGCGTCACGCTAATCGAGTCGCGGTTCGAACGCGCCGAAATCGTGAACGCGATGATGCCGGATGTGCCGGTGATCCACGGTGATGCATGCGAGCCGGACGTCCTCGAGCACGCCGGCATTGCCGAGGCGGACCTCACCATCGCCGCCACCGGTGACGATGAGGACAACCTCGTAGTCGCCATGCTTGCCAAGCACTACTGCAGAGGCAAGGTCTTCGCACGCATCAACCACCCCAAGAACGAGTGGCTGTTCACCAAGGAGTTCGGCGTGGATGTGCCGGTTTCCTCGGCATCGGTAATGCTGTCACTGGTCGAAAAGGAGATCGGCTTCGGGGACCTCGTCACCCTTTTGCGCCTACAGGCCGACAACGTCTCCATCGAAGAGATCACCCTGGTCGAGGGCGCGACTGCCGTGGGCAAGCGCTTGGCCGAGGTCCCGCTGCCGGGCAAGTCGCACGTCATGGCGATCATCAGCCCTGAGACCGGCCTCACCATCGCAACCGGCGATACGGTACTGGCAGCAGGAGATCAACTACTCCTGATCTCAGAGGGACCGCAACAGAATCCCGATGTCCGAAAAGCACTGGGACTCAACATCTCAGCTTAG
- a CDS encoding TrkA family potassium uptake protein produces the protein MHVVIGGYGRVGRILAHELEAQGHTVAVIDRKPDVYEEFDHIKGRRLTGEVFDRDTLIKAGIEKADAFAACTSGDNSNIVAARIARERFNVPLVVARIFDPRRAAIYEKFGIPTVSSVQWSVSRLLTLLLEPKARSDFAFGQGEVLLLEIEVPEELAGKRVVDLELPRVLTVVSVERNGRAAVLADTDAVETGDRLFIAVVRESIHELRKLLGIQQEA, from the coding sequence ATGCACGTCGTCATCGGAGGATATGGCCGGGTAGGCAGGATCCTCGCGCACGAGCTCGAAGCGCAGGGGCACACTGTCGCTGTCATCGACCGCAAGCCCGACGTCTACGAAGAGTTCGATCACATCAAAGGCCGACGCCTCACCGGCGAGGTCTTCGACCGAGACACGCTCATCAAGGCCGGTATCGAGAAAGCGGATGCCTTCGCGGCGTGCACAAGCGGCGACAACAGCAACATCGTGGCTGCGCGCATAGCGAGAGAACGCTTCAATGTGCCGCTTGTCGTCGCACGCATCTTCGATCCCCGCCGAGCAGCGATCTACGAGAAGTTCGGCATTCCGACTGTCTCCTCGGTCCAGTGGTCGGTCTCGCGCCTGCTGACGCTCCTCCTCGAACCCAAGGCGCGCAGCGACTTCGCGTTTGGCCAGGGCGAGGTCCTGCTTCTGGAGATCGAGGTGCCCGAAGAACTCGCCGGCAAGCGTGTCGTCGATCTCGAGCTTCCCAGAGTGCTCACGGTTGTCTCGGTGGAGCGCAACGGCCGCGCGGCCGTACTCGCCGATACCGATGCCGTTGAAACAGGCGACCGGCTCTTCATCGCCGTGGTCCGTGAATCCATCCATGAGCTCCGCAAGCTCCTGGGCATCCAGCAGGAGGCGTGA
- a CDS encoding type 1 glutamine amidotransferase: protein MRVHVVQHVPFEGPGLIAQWAVARGHSLTAELALTEEFPNPGDVDLLVVMGGPMAADDEVGNPWLVAEKRFISAVIASGRPVLGVCLGSQILAEVLGGRVRRNEHVEIGWFPVELTAAGREEPLFAGWESPFVVGLWHGDNFDLPLGIEPVLASEACRNQAFVWDGRVVGLQFHIEWTQDALAELVRCCGAESAQTGPYVISAETLLAGLPRHLEAGRKKLYELLDRMTEVRA from the coding sequence ATGCGAGTCCATGTCGTGCAGCACGTCCCGTTCGAGGGTCCCGGTCTGATCGCCCAGTGGGCGGTTGCGCGAGGACATTCCCTAACCGCCGAGTTGGCGCTTACCGAGGAGTTCCCGAATCCGGGCGATGTCGATCTCCTCGTGGTGATGGGTGGGCCGATGGCCGCCGACGACGAGGTCGGCAACCCGTGGCTTGTCGCCGAGAAGCGCTTCATTTCCGCCGTGATCGCATCCGGCCGGCCGGTTCTCGGCGTGTGCCTGGGTTCGCAGATCCTCGCCGAGGTTCTCGGCGGGCGGGTACGGCGTAACGAGCACGTCGAGATCGGGTGGTTCCCGGTCGAGCTCACGGCTGCCGGGCGTGAGGAGCCGCTGTTTGCCGGATGGGAGTCGCCGTTCGTGGTGGGGCTGTGGCACGGTGACAACTTCGACCTGCCGCTCGGCATCGAACCGGTGCTCGCGAGCGAGGCATGCCGCAATCAGGCGTTCGTATGGGACGGCCGAGTGGTAGGGCTGCAGTTCCACATCGAATGGACCCAGGACGCACTGGCCGAGTTGGTGCGCTGCTGCGGCGCCGAATCCGCCCAGACTGGGCCATACGTGATTTCCGCGGAGACGCTGCTTGCCGGATTGCCCCGGCATCTGGAAGCCGGACGCAAGAAGCTGTATGAGCTGCTCGACAGGATGACGGAGGTGAGGGCATGA